Part of the uncultured Tolumonas sp. genome is shown below.
GGAGCTACTTGTATGCTGGCGCCTGCAGCGATTGGTATGGTAGCAAGCCCTTATGCGGCAATTGCGCTGTTCTGCGTGGGTACATTTGCGCACCAGACTATTTCCGGTTCGCTGATCACCATGTCATCCGATGTGTTCCCGCGTAACTCGGTGGGCACCGCGAATGGTTTGACCGGCATGGCTGGTTATCTGGGCGCGACCATCTTCTCGTTTATCGTGGGGATCGTGGCGAGCAAAATTGGTTATGACCCGCTGTTTGTCTGTTTATCGCTGTTTGATATCGTTGGTGCCATCGTAGTTTGTATGATGCTGAAACAATCCGCGATGCCAGCTCAGCCAACCGCGAAGGCAACTACGGTATAAAATTTAAACTGAATATGACCGAATCGAAGTATTTCGTTTCAATCTAAAAAGACAGAACCTGTTATTGGTATAACAGGTTCTGTCTTTTCCGCTATACTGGCGGCAAAGCCCTGAATAGGATGTTGTGATGGAATCTTTTGAAGCGAGTCGCTTATACCAGAAGGTAGCCAGCGAATTAAAACAGCAGATCAAGAGTGGTCAGTATGTGGTGGGTGATCGCCTGCCTGCTGAACGCCTGATTGCCGAAGCCATGGCTGTCAGCCGGACGGTGGTACGTGAGGCCATCATCATGCTCGAAGTCGAAGGGATGGTGGATGTGCGCAAAGGCTCCGGTATCCATGTCGTGGGTATTGAACCTCGTTATCAGCCGACAGTAAGTGAACAAGATGATGAATTCCTCACTGCAGGTCCGTTTGAGCTGTTACAGGCACGGCAGTTACTGGAAAGTAATATCGCGGAATTTGCGGCCACGCAGGTGACCAAACAAGACATCATGGCATTACTGGCTATTCAGGAAACAGCGCAAAAAGAAGATCGGGCACGTGATTCGCAGTGGGACAAAGAGTTTCATATTCAGGTCGCTAAGGCGACCCAAAACTCAGTCTTGGTGACGCTGGTCGAAAAAGTCTGGCAGCAGCGGGAACAAAACCCATACTGGCGCAAACTGCATGAACACATCGACGATAAAGCGATGGAAAGCTGGTGTGAAGACCATGAGCAGATCCTCAAAGCATTGATGCGCAAAGATCCAAAAGCCGCCAAATTGGCTATGTGGCAACATCTGGAAAATACCAAACAGATGCTGTTTCAGGCGACCACAACCGATGATGATTTGGTCGACGACCGGTATTTGTTTGCGGAAAATCCGGTGGTGCATTTGGCCAGAGCCTAATGCTGCTTGATAGCATGGCCGAAAAGACAAAAGCCTCCAAATGGAGGCTTTTTTATCAGCAGAATCAGCGTTAGTCTTTTTTCTGCAACAGGAATTTCACCAGTGCGATGTACTCTTCGGTGCTCTTGATGCCTTCAGTTTTCACCAAATATTTGCCATTCACCACAGTTGACGGCACGGCGCGAATGTTCATGCTGCCAGTGCTGCGATCATATTGTGCCACCATGCCGGTTACCGCGAAACTGTCGACGGCACCATCAAAATCTTTACCATTCACACCGGCTTTCTCAAACACAGCGCGTACATCGGCACGATTCTGTGGCGCTTTTTGTTCGGCGTGGATCAGGCTGAAAAATATAGGGGTGACTTTTTCTTCCACTTTCAGCAGATCTGCTACTGCATAAGCACGTTGCAGTTCCGGGCCCATCTCTTTACCCAGGAAGGCAACCGGTGTGCGTTTAAAAGCCACATCAGCTGGTAACTGTTTTTTCAGTTCCGCCATGATTGGTTCGAACTGATAGCAGTGCGGACAAAAATACGAGAAAAACTCCATCACTTCTGGTTTTGGCGTGTTGGTCTGACGAATAATTTCGTAATTCACATTTTCTTTAAATTCTGGTGCAGCCTGCAGGAAAGGGGCAATCAACAGACCAACCAGCAACACAAACAGTTTTTTCATAGTAAGTTCCGTATCAGGGTAGAGGATAAATCACGGTGTAATGCGCCAAGACTATTCACTCCGTTTACGTTCGTCAATTGCGATCGAATAATAGTCATCGATATCGGTGAAATGAGGCTAAGTTGGTGTTTATAGAGCGAGAATTTATCCGCTAAGGAAGCACAGACAACGACTCATATGGTGAGCGACATCACGAAAATGGCGGGGTAATTTGCAAATTGCAAAAAACGAAGTATATTGCTTTCGTCTGGCATGCACAGTATGTGCATAATAATGCCAAACATAATAAAGAAACCGACACATCGGTCATAAGCTGTTGAAAGCAGTGGGATAGTGTGTAATTCGATTGAGCTTGCCTTGGCAGGCTCAAGTCATTTCTGGCGGTCAGAAAAGTGATTCCTGCCATGACCGCATTGTTTGTCTGATTTAATTTGGTTTTGCGCCGCAGCAGTGCACGGCGCAAGAACACGATCGCTTATGGTAACGCGGGGTACAGATTTAGCAAAGGTCAGCAATGAATCTTGCACTTCATCGGCGAGTGCCTGTGCTTCGGCGGTGACAGCTTTGCCGGTACGTACCAAGATCTTGTGCGTTACGCCAGCTGCTTTAGCCGCTTGCATGTCAGCGCCTTTGTCACCCACCATATAGGAATTGACCAGATCAATATCCAGCTCTTTAGCGGCGTCAAGCAACATTCCCGGTGCCGGTTTACGGCAGTCGCACACCTGACGGTAAGGTGCTTCACCTTCCGTTGGATGATGTGGGCAGTAATAGATACCGTCGAGATCCACATCGCGATCGGCCAGTGACCAGTCCATCCATTCGGTCAGATGCATAAATTGTTTTTCGGTGAAAAAGCCACGGGCAATACCCGACTGATTGGTGACTAATACCAAGCAGTAGCCTTTTTTCTTCAGCAATTGTAATGCTTCAATCGCACCGTCAATAAAGTGAAAATCGTCCACGGAAGCGACATAACCCGTATCCTGATTAATCACGCCGTCCCGATCCAGAAATACCGCAACTTTGGCCACAATTTATCCTCATTAATTACACTGCTGCTTATTGTAGGGGATTTCCGGTCGCGGGGCAGGATACAATTTAAAAAAACCACCTTGGGATCGCCATGCCTCAGCCGTTAGAACTCGCTCTTGCCGAACACTGCGCACGTTTACTTAGTCGTGGCGAGCGGCGTTTTTTCTTGCTGACGGGGAATGCGGAAGCTTGTCAGCAACAGGCCACGACACTTTGGCAAAACGGCGCATTATGGCTGGGTGATGGCCCGGCTGAGTGTTTACCGCAAACATCGCAGCACACCATGCCTTGGTTGGGGCAGGAATATCCGCTGGTGGTGGTCAATGGTTTTTCCGGTCTTTCACCAGAGATTTTAGGTGCGGTTGGCGGCGCCGTGCGGGCGGGTGGGTTGTTGGTGTTATTGATGCCCGCGCTCACGGATTGGTCGGTGTTTGCCGACCCTGATCACCGGCGTTATGTGTCACAGCCGGAAGAGATGTCGCGCTGTTACCCACATTTCCTGCAGCGGCTGTTGCGCTTGTTACAGGCTGACCCGGATGTCTGGCACTGGGATCTCAGTGCAGAGTGTTTGCAGGCGCCTCGTTTACAAGCACCTTTGCCGGAATTACCGGCTGTGGCGTGGCTTAGAGTGGCGGATGCCGACGGGTGTCTGAGTGCCGAGCAACATGCGGCGATGCTGGCGGTGGAACAATGCGCACTGGCGGCGAAAGCCTATCCGCTGGTCATCATGGCTGATCGTGGGCGCGGCAAATCCACCGCACTGGGTTTGGCGGCGCGCCATCTATTGGCACAAGGTAAACGGCTGGTGGTTACCGCCCCCTCACAGCAATCGGCGCAGACAGTATTCCGGCATGCCGGCCAGCACGCCTTACTGAGTTTTTACAGCCCAGAAATGTTGCTGGAACAGAATGTTGATTGCGATCTGCTGCTAGTCGATGAAGCGGCGGCGATCCCGGCAGCATTGTTGCGCCAGTTACAGCAAAAATATCAACGCGTGGTGTATGCCACCACGATTCACGGTTATGAAGGTTCCGGGCATGGCTTTGAGCTACGGATGTGCCGCTGGCTGGCCGCGCACTGGCCGCACTGGCAGCAATTAACTTTAACCACGCCATTGCGTTGGGCTATCAGTGATCCGCTGGAGCCATTGCTGGCGAACATCTTATTGCTGGATGCCGATGCCCCGCCGTTGCCAGCCACGCGATCAACCACGTTCACGCTGCAACCAGTGAGTTCTGCTGAACTATTACAAGATGAAGCGCTGTTACGACAACTGTTTGGTTTGCTGGTGTTGGCGCATTATCAGACTTCGCCCACTGATCTCCGGTTATTGCTGGATTGTCCGGATATTGAGATCTGGCTGTGGCGTGATGACCTTGCTTTATATGGTGTGGCGCTGTTGATGCGCGAGGGGCCCATCAACAGTGCGCTGGCAGAGCAGATCTGGGCCGGGCGGAGGCGTCCGCGCGGGCAATTATTACCGCAGACTTTGCTGGCGCATTGTGGCTATCGTGATGCCGCCAACTACCGTTACCGACGGGTGATGCGTATTGCGGTGCATCCGGCCTTTCAGCAACAAGGCTTAGGCAGTCAGTTTATCGCGGCATTAACGCAACACTATCAGGGGCAGGCCGATTTTCTCGGTTGTTCGTTTGCCGCCACACCCGAAGTGCTGCGGTTTTGGCGTAAACAAGGCTGGCAGGCAGTGCGGTTAGGTTTAAGCAAAGATGTCGCCACCGGTTGCCATGCGGCGGTGTTATTGCTGGCGTTACGGTCGGAATTACAACCGCAATTGATGGAATGGCAGCAGCAATTCCAGCGACAATTACCGGTTTGGCTGGCCCATGGTTTATCGGAGCTATCGACAGAAATTATTGTACCTTTGCTGCAATCAGCCACAGTGGAACCGTTAACAGCACAGGAACAACAAGATCTGCTGGCGTTCACCGATCATCACCGCTCGCCCGATCATTGCTGGCCGTCGGTATTACGGGCCATGCAGGTGCAGAGTGCTGAATTGGCGTTATTACCCAAGCTGTCAGCGGCTTTATTGATCCAGCGGTTTTGGCAAGGTAAAGAGTGGGCGTGGTTGGCGCAACAACATCAGTTGTCGGGGCAAAAAGCGGTGGTGCAGCAGTTACGGCAGGCTATAAAACAACTGCTCCTCCCGCAGGGCGGTGAAGAGCAGTGAGAAGACGGATATCGCAGAATTATTTCTGTTTATCCAGGAAGCTCTTAGTGGCTTCGATCTGCGCTTGGTCAAAAGCCAGACGCGCTTTTACCATATCGATAAATTTAGCTTTTACGGCTGGGTCTTTGATTTCATCCAGCTGTTTTTGCAATGCTTCAGTGTCCATCATGTGCATACCACGTTGAGCACCGGCTTCATGGCCTTTCATCATTTTACCGTGACGCATCATGCCATCACCATCTGCATCCGGGCCACCAAATGGACAGGGTTGCACGATTGGTGCGGTAGGTGCGGCTGCTGAAGTTGTAGCTTGTGTTGCTGCCCAGCTGGCCAATGGTAAACCGGTCATCAGAGCTACCGTCAGCAGAGCTTGTTTACGTGTTAACATAGTCGTTCCCCTCTTCTCGTATCAATTTGTTTTTGCACTCTCATTACAGACCATAAATGTCACCTGGCTGTGCCAAAAACAGACTATTTTGTAACAGACTTTGCCAGATTAGCGCTGTGACATAATTTGCCATACATTCCTTACGCAAATTTATATACTGACAGCAATAGCCTCCGAGGAACCCGCATGAACCAGACCTTGCCGCATATTCTGGTGGTTGACGACCACGCCGAAATTCGTGATTTGCTGAAACGTTTTCTGGAGCAACATGGCTTCAAAGTCACCTGTGCCCGTGATGGCAAGGAGATGAAACGCTTGCTGGAAAATGGCCATTTCACCTTGCTGGTATTGGATC
Proteins encoded:
- the exuR gene encoding transcriptional regulator ExuR, encoding MESFEASRLYQKVASELKQQIKSGQYVVGDRLPAERLIAEAMAVSRTVVREAIIMLEVEGMVDVRKGSGIHVVGIEPRYQPTVSEQDDEFLTAGPFELLQARQLLESNIAEFAATQVTKQDIMALLAIQETAQKEDRARDSQWDKEFHIQVAKATQNSVLVTLVEKVWQQREQNPYWRKLHEHIDDKAMESWCEDHEQILKALMRKDPKAAKLAMWQHLENTKQMLFQATTTDDDLVDDRYLFAENPVVHLARA
- a CDS encoding DsbA family protein translates to MKKLFVLLVGLLIAPFLQAAPEFKENVNYEIIRQTNTPKPEVMEFFSYFCPHCYQFEPIMAELKKQLPADVAFKRTPVAFLGKEMGPELQRAYAVADLLKVEEKVTPIFFSLIHAEQKAPQNRADVRAVFEKAGVNGKDFDGAVDSFAVTGMVAQYDRSTGSMNIRAVPSTVVNGKYLVKTEGIKSTEEYIALVKFLLQKKD
- a CDS encoding GNAT family N-acetyltransferase, with the translated sequence MPQPLELALAEHCARLLSRGERRFFLLTGNAEACQQQATTLWQNGALWLGDGPAECLPQTSQHTMPWLGQEYPLVVVNGFSGLSPEILGAVGGAVRAGGLLVLLMPALTDWSVFADPDHRRYVSQPEEMSRCYPHFLQRLLRLLQADPDVWHWDLSAECLQAPRLQAPLPELPAVAWLRVADADGCLSAEQHAAMLAVEQCALAAKAYPLVIMADRGRGKSTALGLAARHLLAQGKRLVVTAPSQQSAQTVFRHAGQHALLSFYSPEMLLEQNVDCDLLLVDEAAAIPAALLRQLQQKYQRVVYATTIHGYEGSGHGFELRMCRWLAAHWPHWQQLTLTTPLRWAISDPLEPLLANILLLDADAPPLPATRSTTFTLQPVSSAELLQDEALLRQLFGLLVLAHYQTSPTDLRLLLDCPDIEIWLWRDDLALYGVALLMREGPINSALAEQIWAGRRRPRGQLLPQTLLAHCGYRDAANYRYRRVMRIAVHPAFQQQGLGSQFIAALTQHYQGQADFLGCSFAATPEVLRFWRKQGWQAVRLGLSKDVATGCHAAVLLLALRSELQPQLMEWQQQFQRQLPVWLAHGLSELSTEIIVPLLQSATVEPLTAQEQQDLLAFTDHHRSPDHCWPSVLRAMQVQSAELALLPKLSAALLIQRFWQGKEWAWLAQQHQLSGQKAVVQQLRQAIKQLLLPQGGEEQ